The DNA sequence CTGCTCGTTGAGCGGAACGATTTGCATTCGCTTCAGTTTGCTTTCTTTAAACGCCGGACCGAGGGCGATCGACGTGTAGTTCGTCAAGTCGGATAAAATTTGCGCCGACTTTTGCATCAGCTTCTCGAGCTCATAGATGCGTTCGGCAAACACGGAGCGGATTTTCTGAATATCGGCTCTTGTCAGCCGCTGCGGCGGCAGCAGATGGTCGACGTAGTACCGATACCCTTTTTCCGACGGCACGCGGCCAGAGGAAATGTGCGTTTTTTCAATGTAGCCGAGCTCTTCCAAATCCGCCATTTCATTGCGAATCGTCGCTGAACTGAACGCAATTTGGTGCTTTTTCGATAACGTCCGCGAACCGACCGGCTGCCCGGAACGAATGAAATCGTCGATAATCACCTGCAAAATCAGCAGTTGGCGGTCCGTTAACACGTTTCTCACCTCTATTAGCACTCGATCAATTCGAGTGCTAAATCTATTACTAGGGTAACAAATCGCCCGGCAAATGTCAATCTTTACATTTCGCCGAGAAAGGCGGCGAACACTTCGTTGCCGAGCAGCTTGCCGCGCTTTGTCAAGCGGACGTGGGTCTCCGTTTCTTCCAAGCGCCCGTTTTCCACTTCGGCGCGGATCGCCTTGCCGAAGATATCGTGCATATCGCGGCCAAACTTTTGCCGGAAGCGAGCTTTCGACACTCCTTCCGTTTTGCGCAACCCTAAAAACATTTCCTCTTCCATTTGCTCTTGAAGCGTCAACCGGTGCACATCGCGGTGCGGCCATTCGCCGTTGTCCACCTTGGCGATGTAATGGCGGACCGGACCGATATTGGCGCGCCGCACCCCGCCGATATAGCTGTGCGCCCCGGCGCCGATGCCGTAATACTCTTCGTTGTTCCAATAAGTGAGGTTGTGACGGCTTTCAAACCCCGGAAACGCGTAATTGCTGATTTCATACTGTTGGTAGCCGCACGCTTCGGTTCGCTCCATCGCCGCTTCGTACATGGCCGCTTCCGCCTCTTCTCCCGGGAGATGGAGTCGGCCCTTGCGCCACTCGTTGTAAAAGATCGTTTTCGGCTCAAGGATAAGCGAATAGGCGGAGAGGTGCGGAACGTGAAGCGAAAACGCGGCGTCCAAATCGGCGAGAAACTGCTCAAGCGTCTGCCCGGGAAGCCCGTACATCAGATCGAGGCTGATGTTGGCAAACCCGGCCTCCCTCGCCCGCTCTACCGCCTGCACGATATCCCCGCGCCGGTGCGTGCGGCCGATCGCTTGCAGAAGCCGGTCATCAAACGTCTGCACCCCAAGGCTCAACCGATTGACCCCGGCTTCGCGGAGAACGGCGAGTTTTTCTTTCGTCAGCCCATCCGGGTTCGCCTCAACCGTAAATTCAGCCGTTTGCGGATCAAACTGAAAATGGCGGTGAATGCTCTCAAGCAAGCGCCCAAGCTGCGCCGGCTCCAGCACCGTCGGCGTGCCGCCGCCGATAAACAGCGTCTCAAGACGGTTGCCGAACTCGGCCGCCGTCCGCGCCATTTCCTTGTCCATCGCCCGCAAATAGTCGTCAATCGGCTGACCGGCAGCAAACACTTTGTTAAAATCGCAATAATGGCAAATATGGGCGCAAAACGGAATGTGAAAATATGCTGATGTTGCCATCGTCATCCTCCCTTCGGCTGCAGCCGGACTGCCGTCCCTCATCTTCCCGTCAGCGTCGCATGGCGATAAACAAACAAGGCCATCCCCGAAGGAGACAGCCTTGCCCGTCATTTTTTCTGGTCGTCGATTTTCAAGACAGCCATAAACGCTTCTTGCGGCACTTCGACCGAGCCGATTTGTTTCATCCGTTTTTTTCCTTCCTTTTGCTTCTCGAGCAGCTTCCGCTTCCGTGACACGTCGCCGCCGTAACATTTGGCGAGCACGTTTTTGCGCAGCGCCTTGATCGTCGAGCGGGCGATGATTTTGTTGCCGATGGCGGCTTGCACCGGCACCTCAAACTGCTGGCGCGGAATTAAGTCTTTCAGTTTTTCCACGATCACTTTGCCGCGTTCGTACGCCGCCTCGCGATGGACGATAAACGACAAAGCGTCAATTTTTTCGCCATTCAACAAAATGTCCATTTTGACAAGATTGGACGGCCGATAGCCGATCAACTCATAGTCGAATGACGCGTACCCTTTCGTGTTCGACTTTAAGGCGTCAAAAAAGTCGTACACGATTTCCGACAGCGGAATGTCATAAATCAGCATGACCCGCTTTTCGTCCAAATATTGCATATCAACGAACGTGCCGCGCTTTCCTTGGCACAGCTCCATGACCGGCCCGACGTAGTCGTTCGGCACCATGATCGTCGCCTTCACATACGGCTCTTCGATGCGGTCGATTTTCTGTGGATCCGGCATGTTCGTCGGATTGTCGACCGAAACTTCGGTGCCATCGGTCAAATGAACTTTGTAGACGACGCTCGGAGCCGTCGTAATTAAGTCGATATGAAACTCGCGCTCAATCCGCTCTTGAATGATTTCCATATGCAGCAAGCCGAGAAACCCACAGCGGAAGCCGAACCCAAGCGCCTGCGACGTTTCCGGCTCAAAGTGGAGCGCCGCATCGTTCAATTGCAGCTTCTCGAGCGCCTCGCGCAAGTCATTGTAGCGCGCCGTATCGATCGGATACATGCCGCAAAACACCATCGGGTTGAGCTTCCGGTAGCCGGGGAGCGGCTCGGCGGCCGGCCGTTCGGCGTCGGTGATCGTATCGCCGACACGCGTATCTTTGACATTTTTAATGGACGCTGTCAAATAGCCGACATCGCCGACCGTGAGCTCGTCGACGATTTTTTGTTTCGGCGTAAAGACGCCGACTTCGGTCACTTCAAATTCTTTGCCGGTCGACATCATTTTAATGCGCTGGCCCGGCTTCACCGTCCCGTCAACAATGCGGACATACGCGACAACGCCGCGGTACGGGTCGTAAAGCGAGTCGAAAATGAGCGCTTTCAGCGGCGCGTCTGGATCGCCCGACGGAGCGGGAATTTTCTCCACGATTTGTTCCAAGATTTCTTCAATGCCGATGCCGACTTTCGCTGAAGCGAGCACGGCTTCAGACGCATCGAGGCCGATGACGTCCTCGATTTCTTGGCGGACGCGCTCCGGTTCGGCGCTTGGCAAATCAATTTTGTTAATAACAGGAAAAATTTCCAAGTTGTTATCGATCGCTAAATACACATTTGCAAGCGTCTGCGCTTCGATGCCTTGCGCCGCATCGACGACCAAAATCGCTCCCTCGCAGGCGGCCAAGCTGCGCGACACTTCGTACGTAAAATCGACATGGCCCGGCGTATCGATCAAATGGAAAATATACTCCTCGCCATTTTTCGCTTTGTATGTCAACTGGACCGCATTCAATTTGATCGTAATGCCGCGCTCGCGCTCAAGATCCATCATGTCCAACGTCTGCTCGCGCAACTCGCGCTCCGACAGCGCGCCTGTTTTTTCCAAAATGCGGTCCGCAAGCGTCGATTTTCCGTGGTCAATGTGAGCGATAATGGAAAAGTTGCGAATCCGTTCCTGCCGTTTCAACCGTTCTTCCCGGTTCATCGTCTCTCACTCCTGCTTTTTCGCAAAACTACACTAGCTTTGATTATAGCAACAGAGGAGAGAAGATTCAATGACAAACAAAAAAGCCGCCCATACGAGGCGGTAAATCGTCTGCCGGCGCCGCGCCGAAAGCGGCGGACCGATTTAGTCGACGGCCCGCCCAGCGAATGACAGCAACGTTTCCACAAGCGCGGTTGCGCCATCGGCCAGCCGCCGGCCGAGTTCAGAAAAGAGGTTGAACGTTTTCAGTTCCCGAACCACTTCTTGTTTTTTCTGCAAATCGCCCGCCGCCACTGTCTGCCCGAACACGGCTGCCTCAATCTCCCCGTTTCCGTTTTTCTCGAGATCAATGACGGCGGGAAGCGACGGATCCGCATAGCCGCGCATCTTCTCAATACCGCGGTGCGCCTGCTGC is a window from the Geobacillus stearothermophilus ATCC 12980 genome containing:
- the hemW gene encoding radical SAM family heme chaperone HemW, producing MATSAYFHIPFCAHICHYCDFNKVFAAGQPIDDYLRAMDKEMARTAAEFGNRLETLFIGGGTPTVLEPAQLGRLLESIHRHFQFDPQTAEFTVEANPDGLTKEKLAVLREAGVNRLSLGVQTFDDRLLQAIGRTHRRGDIVQAVERAREAGFANISLDLMYGLPGQTLEQFLADLDAAFSLHVPHLSAYSLILEPKTIFYNEWRKGRLHLPGEEAEAAMYEAAMERTEACGYQQYEISNYAFPGFESRHNLTYWNNEEYYGIGAGAHSYIGGVRRANIGPVRHYIAKVDNGEWPHRDVHRLTLQEQMEEEMFLGLRKTEGVSKARFRQKFGRDMHDIFGKAIRAEVENGRLEETETHVRLTKRGKLLGNEVFAAFLGEM
- the lepA gene encoding translation elongation factor 4, encoding MNREERLKRQERIRNFSIIAHIDHGKSTLADRILEKTGALSERELREQTLDMMDLERERGITIKLNAVQLTYKAKNGEEYIFHLIDTPGHVDFTYEVSRSLAACEGAILVVDAAQGIEAQTLANVYLAIDNNLEIFPVINKIDLPSAEPERVRQEIEDVIGLDASEAVLASAKVGIGIEEILEQIVEKIPAPSGDPDAPLKALIFDSLYDPYRGVVAYVRIVDGTVKPGQRIKMMSTGKEFEVTEVGVFTPKQKIVDELTVGDVGYLTASIKNVKDTRVGDTITDAERPAAEPLPGYRKLNPMVFCGMYPIDTARYNDLREALEKLQLNDAALHFEPETSQALGFGFRCGFLGLLHMEIIQERIEREFHIDLITTAPSVVYKVHLTDGTEVSVDNPTNMPDPQKIDRIEEPYVKATIMVPNDYVGPVMELCQGKRGTFVDMQYLDEKRVMLIYDIPLSEIVYDFFDALKSNTKGYASFDYELIGYRPSNLVKMDILLNGEKIDALSFIVHREAAYERGKVIVEKLKDLIPRQQFEVPVQAAIGNKIIARSTIKALRKNVLAKCYGGDVSRKRKLLEKQKEGKKRMKQIGSVEVPQEAFMAVLKIDDQKK
- a CDS encoding DUF3679 domain-containing protein; translation: MARWFIRFSAALFLLFFGVLLGMQQAHRGIEKMRGYADPSLPAVIDLEKNGNGEIEAAVFGQTVAAGDLQKKQEVVRELKTFNLFSELGRRLADGATALVETLLSFAGRAVD